DNA sequence from the Rattus rattus isolate New Zealand chromosome 2, Rrattus_CSIRO_v1, whole genome shotgun sequence genome:
gaagaaaattCCCAAAATTGAAGAAAGAATTGTGGGAGTATGTGAACAAGACAGGgcaatgagcaggatgtaaactgagtaagttaaaaaaattaaattaaaaattttttcaatGAGGCACTTGTTTCTCCTCCACTGTCTTCAAACCTAATCTCTTATAttctataaaatttcttttatatttagtgagtttttcctttcttatttacctttaggttgagctttctttctctcttgtaaCTAGGTTTTCATAAGCTCATTGTCATCAATTCCTTGAGTCATTTGCTCATGTTTTCTTGACCACCAATCATTTTGTTCATGTCCTCTTTGAGTTCATGCATATGCTTGGTACCTCTTTATatacttcagtctttctttcgTTCCGTGTCTTTGGAATAATTTGCATTGTATTGCTTATGGGAAACCACTGTGGAATGTGTGATTTTAGGCAAGGctattttgtcttaatttttaatactGTATTGTGGGAATGAGAACTGAACATCAAAATTAGGgtgcttattttcttttgctatgtATATTTTATCCAAGAGGCTAGAATTCCAAGATAACAAGTAGGTAGGTTAACCTTTATTTGAAGTGTTCATAAGGTGAGTACCCAGGTTCCAGGGTATAGCATTCTATTAGATATGGTTCTGTTCTAGGCTGGCAGCAAGCATGAGAAGTGGAGGAAAGGTTCCCCAGGGTAAATATAGGACAGCCTGACACTTGAGGCTGTGTGGAAGACAGCTGGAGACAGAGTGAGTTGCACAGATCTAAGTGGGGCAGAAAAAGAGGTAGAGGCTGGCTGGACTTGAGTAATAAGTAGAATAGGGATTAGAGGAACCAAGTAACCAGAACTGCCAGTGATGAGTGGGTCCAGACGATGCACAGAGGACCTAAAAGCAGaaaggatgagaaggaaaaacCTTcatttccagaggacttggggcACAAATTGTTCCATAACAAGGGCATATGTCAAAGGCATGGATTTTGCAATGACATGAAAATTCCCCTTACCAACAAGAACGTCATGTAGTGTCCTAGGAAAGTTACCAATGAGCAGCGCAGTGAGTGGCAGGAGCTGAAGCGTGGTAGGCCTAGAATCTCCCAAGTCAGAGAAAGTGGGGCTTGGAAATGGCCAAGAACAAAACTGTTTTAAACTGTCTTGTTGCGAAATTTCTGATCAAATACACTGGACTAATTTTGATTGCATTCATAAAATTTGTAGTTTCCAGGATATTTACATAAGAATAATCGGATCAAGGACTTGTATTATCTGTCCTTTGCAAACTCAGTACTATTTGCTATTGTGGCAATTACAAAGAATTTACATTCATTCATGCTTTCGTCTCTTGCAGATTTCAAGATCTCTGAGAAAGAACTCATAGGATGAAACTTAAGTTTAAAGGATGAAAAACAACTTTGTTTCCTTTGCCAGTTGAAGCAATGCTGCAAAAGGTGAAAACCAAGGCTGGAGTTATTAAATGCCTAAACTACATTTGTCTGAACTCTGTAGATTTTCTGTTACACAAGGCATTATCACGTAATTGCTTTTGATCTTttgggtggctttttttttttttttttgagcaatcATAGCTTAGTCAATATTGCAGAATTAGAATGaacattttgttaatattttaggGTAACAGTTACACAATAAAGGGAAGCAGGAACAGTTTTGGGAAATGAACCAGGTAGTCTTCTTTTTAGATTACAGTTCCAACTCAACTGTTTACTTTAGGTCTTGGTCAAGACATCCCGTGgtttacaatcttttttttttttttttagcttattcATTTAACATCACTGcccccttcccagtcaccccttTCTACAATCTTTCCCcaatttccttctctccccttctctcagtGGATGGGGGCTATCATGGGCATCCTCTCCACCCAAATAATTCTAGTCTCTGCCAGGctaagcacctcctctcccattgaggccagacagagcaggccagctagtagaacatatcccaagtacaggcaacagcttttgggacagccaattatttatttgagatcaacatgaagaccaagctgcacatctcctATATATAAGCAGTGAGGCCTAGTTTGGCCTGTATATTTTCTGTGTGGTTCAGACACTGAgatccccaagggtccagattagttgactctgttagtcttcccaTAAAGTTCTTATCCCTTTCAGGagccacaatccttcctcctgttcttgcataagagtccccaaactccatccactgtttggctatgtgtctgtatatgtcttaGTGGGCCATCTCAGAGGATAATGTACTCCTGTATCCAAGCATGACAAAGTACTATTAATAGTGTTAGAGATGGGTGCTTGCCGATGGGACAAGTCTCAAGTTGTGCCAGTTactagttggccattccctcagatTCTGTTCTATTCCCTATACCTGCACTACTGGTAGACAGGATAAATCctgggttgaaaattttgtgggtgggttggggtctctattgctccactggtgTTTCTGTCTTCCTACAGGTTGTGGTCTCATCAGGTTCCATATGCTCAATGCTGTTAACCCCATTGACACCTGGACACATCCTTTATCCCAGGTCTCTATCTCATCCTGGAGATGTCCCCTAACTCCTTACTCACATCAGATGCAgatttacattcatttttttatattcatttttatggtCATCTATCCATCTCTCCTGTTCTGCCCCACACCTAATCTTGAACCCTCCATTCCTCTCTAcattcctccctccatctgcctcttatgactattttactACCCCTTTTAAGTGAGAAGCTTATTCAAGCgtcctcccttgggccttccttcttgttcagctTATTTTGGTCTGTGGAGTGTAACATGGTGACTGTATTTCAAGGATAATACCCACTTacaagtgagtgcataccatgcatatccttgactgggttacctcattcaggatattctcaagttccatgcatttgcctgtaaaattcttATCTTTTCATTATATACAAGTTGAAAAACATACAATTTAGGATTCAGAATAAGGATCCCAAGGTTATCAAGCAGTGAATACCAGATCCATTGAATATGTGAAATTTCAATCACCAGACACAGTCTAGCTGGTTGCAATTTCAAGATGTTTATGGGCCAGTCCAGACACCTGTCAACTGCCTGGTGTGAGAGTTTCAACATCCCTCATGAAGCAACTGATAGAAATTATTTATGATCATTTGAAAGGTGGGGTCTCTCTGTACTCAAGATTCTACTAAAAATGAGCTCATGTTTCAACGctcaaaacaggaagcaacaaaatTTCTGATTTCTCATGAGTTAAATGACttccttattattttaaaataagcaaaaattagGAAATTATATGGATTTGTTCACTATTAAACCACTCTACCATTTTTTGGTAAGTCTTTCTGAATTtagtattaatattaaaatataatgcttTGGCTGGGAGGGAagacttttcttcttgttttctcagttCTTAAAAATGAATTTCCAGGAAACAGTTGGGATTTCTAAACTGTGTACCTCATCCACTGTTCATAGGTTAGGTTCATAATCTCATGGTATTTGTAAGaatgtactcacacataaaattaaaatgaagaaaatagctTTGTAAAGTCATGTACTGAGTTTTTTTTCACAAGTATGCTGCGATATGTACTTATTAGCATTCTGtaaattatttaacaaaaacaACACATCTAATTCATTTCATGTAGTATATAAAGTGGAGTATTAAGGTACAGTAAGGAGGATACCATAATGGTCTGTAGTATTTGCTCATGGGAAGCACTGTTCTGAAGGTATTGGATTTGGGTTGAATCAAGACCTATGAGTTAAGAGCCTCATAGGGACACAACCCAGAGGGTGATGCCTATCACTGATGAATATGAAGATTTTCATTTGGTAGTTCTACCTTATTTGAATTCAAAGAAGTGAACAGGTTTATTTTTCAGGCTCCCAAAGACTCTACATTCTGTCAGTGTGGAGCCACTGTAACATTACCTAGTACACATTGGCAGTAAGCCTGGAGCACTGAACACAATCTTCCATATTTTAGTTAACACAAATGCATTCTCTCTGGTACAGTAgtttcaactttcctaatgctacaGCACTGTCAAACAACTCAATGTATTCTTATGCAGGCAGACACATGGAGACAAAGAAATTGTATCTCAGTCCTAAGACCATTGAAAATatgtgttttcctattttcttaacCAATCTCCATAAGAAGGTCATCCTACACACAAAGGGGTTACCAACCCAAGGATGAAAAAACACTGCTCTAGCATTAATGTTCTGTTACAAGTTGGCAGAAAATCTTAGTGGATTCGGCTACGTTTTATGAGAGACATTTTCTAGGGAAATGCAACATATATACTCATCTACCCGCCCCAAGTGgagactgaaaacaaacaagtcCAACTTGTTGAATCAGTGAGATTTATTGGAGGTACACACAGGAGTATAGACAAGGAGTTAGTGGTCAAAGCCAAAGAATTCAAACATAGTTTCTATTCTAAAACTTGAAACTAGCATATAATACAGATTATGAATACTGGACATTTGGAGGAAACTGCATATCTGTAGGCACATCTACAGATAAAGAACATCCTATCTTGGTGGCTTAGTTTGCCATATCCTCTTATACAAAGTATAATTTGAGTTTTTTTCATTTGGATTAGACATACAGAATGCTATAGGTGTCATTAGTTTGAGAAGAGTATTGCTAATCTTACTCAGTAGGTAATTCCCTTTACAATGGATATTTCAGTCTCCAAGGAATTGTTACAGAATATCATCACATTTTTCTGGCTTCCCCACTAGGTTTTCATTATGAACTATTTGAAGGGTGAACAactaaaagttttaaagaaaattttcttttattgtcacAATTTCAGAGGTACTCTTAGGGTAAATGCTTGATAGTTTCTGAGAGTTGaacatttacattaaattttccATGAGTCTCTCATGTTCACAACAATTCTCTAGTGGAGAGCCTGAAGTAACACAAAAACACTGCTTGCATGAAGCACATGCCACACTTTTCCTAGTGGAAACTTTTTCCCACCATGAATTATAAGATATTTTCTTAGACCTGATATTCTGGAAAAGAGCATCATGCATTCTATCTGTATGCTTTCTCTCCTCTATGTGTTCTCTGATGTATCTAAGAGATAAGTCAACAGTGAAGGATTTGCACATTTACTACATTTGTAAGGTCTTCTCCTGTATGTACTCTCTGAAGAGGTCTAAAATGATCCTTTTTCACAAGGATTTGTCTCATTCACCTCACTTGTTATGTTTCTCTACTGCATGCATTCTCTGATGAGTGCTAATATTACATTTCTCGGTGAAGAATTTATCACATTCATCATATTTATACAGTTTCTCTGCTGCATGTGTCCTCTGATGAATACTAAGACTGCATTTTtgggtaaagcatttgtcacattcactacaGTTGTATAATTTACCTCCTATATGAATTCGCTGATGAATTCGCAGTTCACTTTTTAGGGTAAAGCATTTATCACATTCACTACACTTaaaaggtttctctcctgtatgaattctctgatgtctTCTAAGATCGCCTTTCTGGGtgaagcatttgtcacattcgctacatttgtaaggtttctctcctgtatgaattctctgatgtctTCTAAGAATGTCTTTCTGGGTGAAACATTTGTCACATTCaatacatttgtaaggtttctctcctgtatgaattctctgatgtctTCTAAGGTTGCCTTTCTGTGTAAAAGATTTGatacattcattacatttgtaaggtttcccCCCTGTATGAATTCGCTGATGAATTCCAAGGTCACTTTTGACAGTAAAACATTtttcacattcattacatttgtaaggtttctctcctgtatgaattctatGATGAATAATAAGATCTCCTTTGCGTGTAAAGCATTTGGCACATTcagtacatttgtaaggtttctctcctgtatgaattctctgatgaattcTAAGATTACGTTTCCGGTTAAAAGATTTGATACATTCACAACATTTGTAAGGTTTCCctcctgtatgaattctttgATGACTTCTAAGACCACCTTTGTGGGTAAAGCATTTACTacattcactacatttgtaaggtttctctcctgtatgaattctctcaTGAATAATAACATCTCCTTTGCGgataaagcatttgtcacatttactacatttgtaaggtttctctcctgtatgaattctctgatgactCCAAAGATCTCCTTTGCGGGTGAAGCATTTGTCACATTTACTGCATTTGTAAGGTTTATTTCCACTATTGGTTTGTTTAAGCTTGAGTTCATGTTTAGTGTCAAAAACTTTATCAAACTCTGTGTTGTGTTCTTTTTGTCCTATGTGGATTCCTTGGTAAAGACTAATGATAGAGCACAAATTTAAACAGTTTACACAATTTTTACATCTACAAGGTTCCTTGGTGTTTACAGAATCAGGTCTGTTTATATACGATGATTCAAGAGATATATCTCTGTGACTGGTTTTATGAGATATACTTTGGATGGATTCAGGAATGGGGTTTCCAAGTTCGTGACATTTATAAGACTGAATATTCACATGCTTATGGACAATACATTGCGTATCTTCATCCAAGATGTTCTCATATTTATGAGATAAGTGATGACTCTCTGAAAGAAAGTACAATTAGAGATGAACAGTATCAGTAGAGGAGTAAGAGAATGTCTTGTGTTTACTGAAGTCTTCTAAGGTAAATTAGCCATTCTCAAGGATAGGGATCTCAAGAGAGGTCTTCCTTGTTTTACAATCATTACATGGATGCTTAGATGAACTGCAAATCTCTTCTATATCAAATGACTAGAAATATAAAAGCCTCCTACATCTTATTTAACACAGTATTTGCAGAAGGTAGGGTTAATTGGTGATACAGCAAACTAAAAAACTTTGAGAAAAAACTCACTAAAGGatcatataaacaaaatttctctattttcttctttaggtgttgtgacacagtgacacagtaTAGCTTTGTCAGCTAGGAATTCATTATGTAATCCATATTGGCATGAAACTCATGATATAAAAACCATGttgtgcatcttctcccactgaggccagaccatgcagtcctctgctgtatttgtgtcaGGTGCCTTGGAGCAGCTCGTGTAtgttgtctggttggtggctcagtgtctgagagaagatgcaactaatCCTCAAGAGAtgtgaggccccagggagtgagaaGGGCTGGGGCAAAGGAGGGGATATCCTATTCCAGACAGtggagaggaggaatgagatgaggaactatgggagggtGGACCAAGGGAGGAGTAATGACTggacttgaaaaaagaaaagataataataataaaaaaaaaacaaacaaacccaaaaagaaaCCATGTTGTACCGGTATTAAACATAGAGACCACAGGTcaatcaaaaagtaaataaataagcaacaacaaaattctcacaaccACCAGATCtttctctatttaaaatattctgcGTTTTATAAATTCATAACTAAATGAATAcctaaatacattaataaaaataagatattcaaTTAATATGTGTctggcaatatatatatatatatatatatttgctctCAATATTAAATTCTTTTCAGTTGGCAAGTTTTGATTAAAAAGCAGATACATGGTTTGGAGAGATTAATAgagaaatataaaggaaagaaaatgaaaatgttttgtcGCTAACAAGAGTTATCTTTATTTTGGAAGTCTCTAGATATTTCAGAGattttacataaacacacagtAGTTAGTAAATTCAATGAATGAATCAGGAATTCTACAAGAAAACTATTCTTACCCAcaaaaaatagatttttgtaaTTCTCCAACATCACATCCACATACAATGCCCTCTGAGCACAGTCAAGGTATTCCCATTCGTCCTGTGAGAAATCCACAGCCACGTCCTTGAATGTTAACAGACACTGTAATGAAAAAATGCCTGTTTACCACGTTCTGCTGGACACAAGTATTTTCCTAGGTAGAAAAGACCTAAATAATAAGAAGAAATTTATGATGATTCATGGCAAATGTATCAAGACAAACATCTTCTATGAATTTTGAAGAACTATGTCAGAAGTTAAGCATTGCTGCTCTGATACATAGACAATGTATAGAATGAAATACTATATTCCTTACATTCATAATGTTACTCCCCTACAGgaattttctgatgttttctaCAACCTAAGCTGCAGATGAAGGATATGCCACCATCACTTCATTTGAAATTCTGTCTGAAATTTGGATTCTCCAATTCAAAATTGTTTCCCGGCACTCACAAGGAACTACAAAACAGATTTTTAATCCCAAGTCTTCgaaatccaatgctctcttctgaactctACAGGCTGGAGGGATGCACAGGACATGTACAAACATTCAAGCAAATGTGataacatacacaaaagaaaattaaatttgaattttaataaaagatgTTATCTAAAATAGTAATAGATTATATTCCAAATaacaaagtaaatagaaaaaacaGTATTAGACAGCATTAAAATTATCTAAATTTTTCTGAACATTGCCATATGTGATATAGATATTAACAATTTCATAAATTCCATATGGTATTTCACTATAATtactatatgtataaataaatggcATGTGTGCCATCACATTTAGATGATGCGGAATCATTTTATTTGATCTAAtcaaattttttaattgaaagagaTTATACTAATTATTcaggtatttttttaaacattattgcTAATGAAACTGACTGAATGGAAAATTTGAATCTTGAAATAttaactatattttcttttctttcagccctATTGCAGTATGTGACTTCAGTCTCAAGGGGTTGATGCTGAACTCAGGGATTCAGGGGCATCATAATGTATCATTCAGTGTACATGGAAATATACAGATGAGCATTTATATACTTCaaataaaatactattataaAGAAACATCACCATAACCCTTCAGATTTTTCCCTATGTTATACATAacttgggagagagggaaaacatAGGGGAATGGAACATTCCTTTtgctaaagaaaaagagagagaacaatatGAGAAGGACATTTATTCATGCTTGAAACTGATAACTTTTCTACAGAACCAAGGCAATACTCTCCAGAAAATTCTTAATAATATATTCTAACTTTGCACTACAAAGTTAGAGACAATAGTATTTATACTACTTATTAAAAAATGaagccaaagagaaaaagaaaataatcatctatATACTGAGAACTTTCCTCATAGTTTTagagttttattactgtgaagagacaccaagacaaaggcaactcttataaaggacaacatttaattgggtctagCATATAGGTTCTGAAGTTCagttattatcatcatggtgggaaccatGGCAGAATCAAGGAAGCCATGggattgtgatggtttatatatgcttaggCCAGGGAGTagcacaattaggaggtgtggccttgttggagtagatctGTCattgtgggctttaagaccctcatcctacctgcctggaagtgagtattctgctgacagccttcagatgaagatgtagaattcttaactcctcctgccccatgcccgcctggatgctgccatattacTGACTTGgtaataatgaactgaacctgtgaacctgtaagtcagctccaattaaatgttgtccttataagagttgccttagtgtccattcacagcagtaaaaccctaactaagacagtgctgGAGGAGGTTAAGATTTCTCTATCTTCgtctaaaggaagccaggagtaAGCTGGTTTCAAGCAGACAGGAGAAAAATACCAAGGCCCACCCCAACAGtaacacatttcctctaacaaggccacaactactctAACAAGTCCACttcatgggtcaagcatattcaaaccattgcAAACACTGAGACTGGACAGAATGTCTCCCAAGGCAAACAGATTTCATGTGTCAAAACACCAATGATCCCTCTGTGATATAAAAAGAGACACCAGAGTATTGCAATCTGCATCTCCTCACAAACCCATCAATATTATGGTCATAGAAAGCCACATATTCCATCCATCATCTGTGCCTCGAAAGAGCTGAAATATTTACCCTTAGGATTTAAGA
Encoded proteins:
- the LOC116892795 gene encoding zinc finger protein 501-like, with protein sequence MNSSLVNTPQCLLTFKDVAVDFSQDEWEYLDCAQRALYVDVMLENYKNLFFVESHHLSHKYENILDEDTQCIVHKHVNIQSYKCHELGNPIPESIQSISHKTSHRDISLESSYINRPDSVNTKEPCRCKNCVNCLNLCSIISLYQGIHIGQKEHNTEFDKVFDTKHELKLKQTNSGNKPYKCSKCDKCFTRKGDLWSHQRIHTGEKPYKCSKCDKCFIRKGDVIIHERIHTGEKPYKCSECSKCFTHKGGLRSHQRIHTGGKPYKCCECIKSFNRKRNLRIHQRIHTGEKPYKCTECAKCFTRKGDLIIHHRIHTGEKPYKCNECEKCFTVKSDLGIHQRIHTGGKPYKCNECIKSFTQKGNLRRHQRIHTGEKPYKCIECDKCFTQKDILRRHQRIHTGEKPYKCSECDKCFTQKGDLRRHQRIHTGEKPFKCSECDKCFTLKSELRIHQRIHIGGKLYNCSECDKCFTQKCSLSIHQRTHAAEKLYKYDECDKFFTEKCNISTHQRMHAVEKHNK